The stretch of DNA CAGCCACGTAACGGTCGTGAACTTCGTCTTCGACAGCTGGAAGTTCAACGATCCCAAGGAGAAGCCGGCCGATTACGTGCCCAACATCCTGTCCGACATAGCCGCCGGCCGACGCTGACCGGTCAGGTACACAGTGCCGAAAGAAGCCCCGGTCCGCCGGGGCTTTTTTTCGTCCCGCGTTCGGGCGCCCCGGACTGCGCCGGCGGTGGTCACCGGCTACAGCTTCAGATACCGCCCGGCATTGCCGCGCAGGATGGCGTCGCGCTGGGCGGCCGGCAGGTCCAGCCCGACGACACGCCGGCCGGGCGCCTTCTCGCGGATCAGGAACGGATAGTCGGAGCCGATCATCAGCTGCTCGGCGCCGTACAGATCGATCAGGTAACGCAGCGCCAGATCGTCGTAGACCAGCGTGTCGTAGTACATGCGCCGGGCGTATTCCACCGGCGCTCGCGGCAGAAAGGCATTCTCGCCGCGGGTGGTTTCCCAGCCGGACTGCAGGCGCGGCAGCACCAGTCCGAAGCTGCCGCCGCCGTGGCTGAAACCGATGCGCAAACCCGGGAACTGCTCCAACAGGCCACCGGTGATCATGGACGCGACGGCGAACGCGTTCTCGTTCGGGAAGGCGATCAGCGCCTGCAGCAGCGGCGGCCCGATCACTCGATCCGCGCCGGCCGGGTGCAGGGCGTGCACGAACACGGCCAGGTCGTTCTCGACCGCGGCGGCAAAGAACGGCGCGTGATCCGGATGGCCGATCGGCTTGCCGTTGATGTTGCTGCCGACCTCCACGCCAACCAGACCGTAGTCGCGGCGCAGGGTTTGCATCTGTTTGGCGGCCAGTTCCGGGTCCTGCAGCGGCACCATTCCAAGACCGGCGAAGTGCGCCGGGTCGGCCGCCACCATGGCGGCGATGGTGCCGTTCACGTGCCGCGCCATGGCCAGCGCATCGTCGGCATCGAACCAGTACGACAGCAGCTCCGGCATGGGCGAGAGCACCTGCATCTGCACGTCCTCGGCCAGCATCTGGTCCAGGCGGCGGGCCACGTCCCAGCTGTGGTCGCTGACGGTCCGAAACGGCTTGTCGCCGATCACCACGGTCTTGTGGCCGGGGTGATCGCAAGCCTGCATCTGCGGCCAGTGCTGCGCGCCGGCCCGCCCGGCATAGGCCGGAAAATCGGCTGGGACGATGTGGGTGTGTACGTCAATGGCCATGAGATCTCCGTCGGAAAAGACGTCCGGGGCGAGGATGGTACGCCGTCGATCCGGACCCTTCGGCGGTCAGCCTCAGGCGGCGCTGGCCGCCAGCGCCTGCTCGATGTCGGCCAGGATGTCGGCCACGTTCTCGATGCCGATCGACAGGCGCACCATGTCCGGTGCCACGCCGGCGGCGGCCAGTTCCTGCGCGTCGAGCTGGCGGTGGGTGGTGGAGGCCGGGTGCGTGGCCAGCGACTTGGCGTCGCCGATGTTGACCAGGCGCGTGACCAGTTGCAGCGCGTCCAGGAATTTCACGCCGGCATCGAAGCCGCCCTTGACGCCAAACGACAGGATGCCCGAGGCACGGCCGCCCAGGTATTTCTTTGCCTGCGCGTGGTCCGGGTGCTGCGGCAGGCCGGCGTAGCTGACCCAGCTCACCTGTGGGTGGCCTTGCAGGAACTCGGCGACTTTCTGCGTGTTCTCGCAGTGCCGCTCCATGCGCAGGGACAGGGTCTCGATGCCCTGCATGATGAGGAACGCGTTCATCGGCGCCATCTGCGCGCCCATGTTGCGCAGCGGCACCACCCGCGCGCGGGCGATGAACGCGGCGGCGCCGAAGGCGTCGGTCATCACCGTGCCGTGGTAGGACGGGTCCGGCGTGCTGAACTGCGGGAAGCGGTCCGCGTGCTGCGCCCACGGGAACTTGCCGGAATCGACGATGATGCCGCCCAGGCTCGTGCCGTGGCCGCCCATGTACTTGGTCAGCGAGTGAATGACCACGTCGGCGCCGTGCTCGATCGGCCGGCACAGGGCCGGCGTGGCGACCGTGCTGTCCACCACCAGCGGCACGCCGGCGGCGTGCGCGATGGCCGCCATGCCGGCCAGATCCGGCACGTGGCCGCCCGGGTTGCCGATGGTCTCGCAAAAGACCATCTTGGTCTTGCCGTCGATGGCGGCGCGCAGCGCGTTCAGGTCGTCGTGATCCACGAAGCGCGTCTCGATGCCGAACTGCGGCAGCGTGTGGGCGAACAGGTTGTAGGTGCCACCGTAGAGTTTCTTGGTGGAAATGATGTTGTCGCCGGCTCGCGCCAGGTTCATCACCGTGTAGGTGATGGCCGCCGACCCGGAGGCCAGCGCCAGCGCCGCGATGCCGCCCTCGAGCGCCGCCACGCGCTGTTCGAGCACGTCGTTGGTCGGGTTCATGATGCGGGTGTAGATGTTGCCCGCGACCTTCAGGTTGAATAGGTCGGCGCCGTGCTGGGCACTGTCGAAGGCGTAGGCAACGGTCTGGTAGATCGGCACCGCGACGGACTTGGTGGTCGGATCGGGCTTGTAGCCGGCGTGGATGGCGAGGGTTTCGAGCTCCATCGGGGGCGACTCCTGGGCATGTTGCGGGCCGGCCGGGCTTGCCGGCCACGGGGGCGCCGGACTATACCATCGGCCTTTTCGCAGCCAACGGAACCTTGCCATGCAGTATTCGCCACTCGGCCGCAGCGGTTTGCAGGTCAGCCGGCTGTGCCTGGGCACCATGACCTTTGGCGAGCAGAACACCGAGGCCGAAGCCCACGCGCAGCTGGATTACGCCACCGCCCAGGGCGTGAACTTCATCGACGCGGCCGAGATGTATCCGGTGCCGCCGCGGCGGGAAACCCAGGGCCGCACCGAGGCCTACATCGGCTCCTGGCTCAAGATGCGGGGCGGTCGGGACAAGCTGATCGTCGCCACCAAGGTGGCCGGTCGATCGACTGAATTGGCCTACGCCCGGCCGTTCGCCATCCACCCGGACCGGCGCAACATCGAGGCCGCCGTCGAGGCCAGCCTGCGGCGCCTGCAGACTGATTACATCGATCTTTACCAGGTGCACTGGCCGGACCGCAGCACCAACTTCTTCGGCCGGCTGGGCTATCAGCACCAGCCGATGGCGGACGAGGTGCCGATCGAGGAGACGCTGGAGGCGCTGGCTGATCTGGTGCGCGCCGGCAAGGTGCGCCACGTCGGCGTCAGCAACGAGACGCCGTGGGGCCTGATGCGCTACCTGGCGCTTGCCGAGCAGCGCGGGCTGCCGCGCGTGGTGTCCATCCAGAACCCATACAACCTGCTCAACCGCGTGTTCGAGATCGGCCTCGCCGAGATCGCGCTGCGCGAGCAGGTCGGCCTGCTGGCCTACTCGCCGCTGGCCATGGGCGCGCTGAGCGGCAAATACCGGCACGGCGCCCGGCCGCCCGAGGGCCGGCTGACACGCTTCGATCGCTTCCAGCGCTACAGCACGCCGGGCGGCGCGGCGGCGGTGGAACAGTACGCGCAGATCGCCGAGGCGCACGGTCTTGACCCGGCGCAGATGGCGCTGGCCTTTGTGCTGCGCCAGCCGTTTCTGACCAGTGCCATCGTCGGCGCAACCACGCCGGAGCAGCTGCGGAGCAACCTGGCCAGCATCGAGCTTGAGCTGCCCGATGCGGTGATCGAGGCCATCGAGGCCGTGCACAACGCGGATCCGAACCCATGCCCGTGACGCTGGACCTGTACGGCCACCCCTGGTCGGCGCCCACGCGCGAGGTACGCATCCTGTGCGCGGAGCTTGGGGTCGAGCATCGCTTCATCGAGGTCAAGCAGGCCGAGGCCGGCGACTACCTGCCCGAGGCCCTGAATCCGGCCTGCAAGGTGCCGATGATCGACGAGGGCGGCTTCATCCTGGGCGAGGCGCACGCCATCCTGCGCTATCTGGCGGCACGCCACGACGCGGCCGGCGCCTGGTACCCGGCGCAGATCGATGTGCGCGCAAAGGTCGATCAGTGGCTGGACTGGCAGGCCCTGCGCCTGGGGCGGCTGGCGGCGCAGCTGATGCGGGAGCGGCGCTTTCGGCCCGACGGGCCGGATGCGGCGGTGTGTGCCGAGGCCGAACGCCTGCTGGGGCTGATCTTGCCGGAGCTGGACATGGAGCTGAAGGCGGCACCGTTCGTGTGCGGGCAACATCCGACGCTGGCCGACATCGCGATCTTCACCAGTGCGGAGTATCTGCAGGTGGCCGGATTCGCGCTGAGCGGGTTCGACGCCTTGGCCGACTGGTACGCCCGCTGCGCCACACGCCCGGCCTGGGCCGCCGTACCGGTAGGGACATTGCCCGGATAGGGCGCGGGCCGATCAAGCGCCGCTGGCATACCCGGTAGCGATTGCCGCCGACGGATAGCGCAGCAGCAGCGTATCCAGTTGCCGGTACAGCGCCGAGCGCCGGCCGGTGCCCAACACGTGCAGTTCGAACTGGCCGAAGGCGTGGGTCAGCGCGTCCTGCGCCACGTCATCCAGCACCTGGTCGGCAACGGCGAACACCACGTCCTGTTCCGCGGCGACATGCTGCTCTAGCAGCGCATGATAGGCCGTGGCGGCGGCACTGAAGCGGCCGCCGGCGCCAGCCTTGCCGGCCGCCCAGGCGGCCTGGGCCCGGGTCATGGCATCCATCAGCTGGCGGCCCTGCCGGCGTCCGGCCAGTTGTGCCGCCAACAGCCCGTCGTTGGGCGGAATTCCCCGGCGGACCAGGGCCGGGAACAGCAGTTCCTCTTCCTTGGCGTTGTGGCAACGTTCCGCGAACTCGCGCAGGAACTCCAACACCTGTCCGGCGCTGTGGGTGTGAATGTGGGCGGCGCCGGCGGCAGCCTGTTCGCACAGCCGGCCGAGCACGCCCACGGCCCGCTGGATGGCGGCGTGTTCGGCGGCCAGAATGGCGATGGCGCTACCCATGGCGGGATACCGGTGGCGGGAACTGGCAGGGACTGCAGACCACTCGCTGCCCATCGACACGGCGGGGCGCGAACTGACCAAGCGTTCAAAGGCGAGGTTCAATGATTCGCCATTTCGCCGCGGAAAACTGTGACTTGTTACCACTCAAGACGCCGACGACCGGCTTTGCAAGGCTGGCCGGCGGCTGCGGGCGAGGCCCGGCGCTGGCCCCGCTTGGGTTAGATTAAACGGCTATATGTTTAGTTTGTACCGGTCCATTGCCGGCCCGCACGCCAACCGGACTGCCCGCCCATGCCTGCTTCAGACCCGGTGATCGACACCTCCCCCGTCGTCGCGGACGAAATCAAGACCACCACCTGCTACATGTGCGCCTGCCGCTGCGGCGTGCGCGTGCACCTGCGGGACGGCCGCATCCGCTACATCGACGGCAACCCGGATCACCCGGTCAACGGCGGCGTGATCTGCGGCAAGGGCAGCGCCGGCATCATGAAGCAGGAGTCGCCGGCCCGGCTGCGCAAGCCGCTGCTGCGCACCGGCGAGCGTGGTCGCGGCGAATTCCGGGAAATCGAGTGGGATGAGGCGCTCAGCCTGCTGGCCGACCGCCTGGCCGGAATCCGCAACACCGACCCGCGCAAGCTGGCCTTCTTCACCGGCCGTGACCAGAGCCAGG from Immundisolibacter sp. encodes:
- a CDS encoding hemerythrin domain-containing protein; this encodes MGSAIAILAAEHAAIQRAVGVLGRLCEQAAAGAAHIHTHSAGQVLEFLREFAERCHNAKEEELLFPALVRRGIPPNDGLLAAQLAGRRQGRQLMDAMTRAQAAWAAGKAGAGGRFSAAATAYHALLEQHVAAEQDVVFAVADQVLDDVAQDALTHAFGQFELHVLGTGRRSALYRQLDTLLLRYPSAAIATGYASGA
- a CDS encoding glutathione S-transferase family protein; the encoded protein is MPVTLDLYGHPWSAPTREVRILCAELGVEHRFIEVKQAEAGDYLPEALNPACKVPMIDEGGFILGEAHAILRYLAARHDAAGAWYPAQIDVRAKVDQWLDWQALRLGRLAAQLMRERRFRPDGPDAAVCAEAERLLGLILPELDMELKAAPFVCGQHPTLADIAIFTSAEYLQVAGFALSGFDALADWYARCATRPAWAAVPVGTLPG
- a CDS encoding amidohydrolase family protein, producing MAIDVHTHIVPADFPAYAGRAGAQHWPQMQACDHPGHKTVVIGDKPFRTVSDHSWDVARRLDQMLAEDVQMQVLSPMPELLSYWFDADDALAMARHVNGTIAAMVAADPAHFAGLGMVPLQDPELAAKQMQTLRRDYGLVGVEVGSNINGKPIGHPDHAPFFAAAVENDLAVFVHALHPAGADRVIGPPLLQALIAFPNENAFAVASMITGGLLEQFPGLRIGFSHGGGSFGLVLPRLQSGWETTRGENAFLPRAPVEYARRMYYDTLVYDDLALRYLIDLYGAEQLMIGSDYPFLIREKAPGRRVVGLDLPAAQRDAILRGNAGRYLKL
- a CDS encoding aminotransferase class I/II-fold pyridoxal phosphate-dependent enzyme, with protein sequence MELETLAIHAGYKPDPTTKSVAVPIYQTVAYAFDSAQHGADLFNLKVAGNIYTRIMNPTNDVLEQRVAALEGGIAALALASGSAAITYTVMNLARAGDNIISTKKLYGGTYNLFAHTLPQFGIETRFVDHDDLNALRAAIDGKTKMVFCETIGNPGGHVPDLAGMAAIAHAAGVPLVVDSTVATPALCRPIEHGADVVIHSLTKYMGGHGTSLGGIIVDSGKFPWAQHADRFPQFSTPDPSYHGTVMTDAFGAAAFIARARVVPLRNMGAQMAPMNAFLIMQGIETLSLRMERHCENTQKVAEFLQGHPQVSWVSYAGLPQHPDHAQAKKYLGGRASGILSFGVKGGFDAGVKFLDALQLVTRLVNIGDAKSLATHPASTTHRQLDAQELAAAGVAPDMVRLSIGIENVADILADIEQALAASAA
- a CDS encoding NADP(H)-dependent aldo-keto reductase — translated: MQYSPLGRSGLQVSRLCLGTMTFGEQNTEAEAHAQLDYATAQGVNFIDAAEMYPVPPRRETQGRTEAYIGSWLKMRGGRDKLIVATKVAGRSTELAYARPFAIHPDRRNIEAAVEASLRRLQTDYIDLYQVHWPDRSTNFFGRLGYQHQPMADEVPIEETLEALADLVRAGKVRHVGVSNETPWGLMRYLALAEQRGLPRVVSIQNPYNLLNRVFEIGLAEIALREQVGLLAYSPLAMGALSGKYRHGARPPEGRLTRFDRFQRYSTPGGAAAVEQYAQIAEAHGLDPAQMALAFVLRQPFLTSAIVGATTPEQLRSNLASIELELPDAVIEAIEAVHNADPNPCP